From a single Gimesia fumaroli genomic region:
- a CDS encoding HD domain-containing protein: MEYKLNKMGRDQGRPVDVIILTITSDEKDAVINHFRPDDTVVDRDESKKALHHYWYGQIDDIDGDRWGILIAMVGSMGATVSALDTQDLLSEFRPKWLVLCGISGGVVEPSLMLGDIYLSTRIHDFSVTKKLQGENPHVIQGGGEMSNWAVSIAEGIDIYEDRLRDWSAPQTIKCERPTIDVPTTPDLEMFYASSLQERQRAFEVLTQQLNENRTRPMVRHGAIYSNNTLAKDTELLHLWKEHGADAWAVEMEAAGVRTAVSRFSETEFICVKGISDIVGIKRTEAWKHYACHTAASFTYHMIKGGLLREKVSPILPPSWMDSLPQHLVPLLKMSDVDFTKAARVLSAMLMSCARPSTDLKKIIKKQRDEDKCTELWQKIRDDDNFQLAIYGVPGSGKTTLLTLLSLLAHRDSANGSKFSVEYINLHHFDEHVNNSVDEIKKRLSKDIGDRIKLANGKPIYLFVDGFDQHPRERHQGIQSYFRNEIRDKGVRVLGIGLLDHNEGKRTIADDDMKEVPANQIGTYLLLESLSLQRSISLQNLFLRYQTCLAKTDGRSVLNSDKLTLRLKKSELKRIDLFRLNVLASATTPVKKGFSAALKEFLTERVNDTIQNNNEHTADEVLRLISKNIFLNVVAKNPLPDIPFNISCWGLLFGQPIVRSYLIAMHVISVLVEIGEALPNDERTWIDNDEQKAHDCWKESGLAGKLFNAEENTFCKQFLGHQEQKQVLRAIKAIVARHNKNDAFELSHLCYLLGRLLRHQPESMKILSKLHNEYINYEHGYIADQLDKAEFYRIQMLQWTILISEISASLDNERGQYIRQYILQIRDTSWRRIANGFITQYYGDVYFDHGFMHSLESYQDELMSYRFTLDQIVPRIERMIEGDEKPYSLFDVDLATVCSLANSRQEILEQPNFDQRKCRNRARGIVELCCNNNKKIRHRSVWPFLRMTQRFLRSDRKTTAFSFITKLYELKYDTPRAGWPEMLTLRGRIESVADHTFSTMILAEMLLPEERPIELSEEEEYSKADIVRKLLIHDISEAITGDRPSISEQQEADGQYRLEEKNVAGMLSHLSTLSGVSGFGDLLMRWERCEDRHTTNAKIANFLDKVDALFQMVVYGKRYSDQRNSNWTAFYEKLFADVQTAAGDHPFLLKLMYTCTEWAKWEWESPNDYLQHEDMFDGYMKYYPGFGKRGKPIPLEAGIPKADIWGEAN, encoded by the coding sequence ATGGAATACAAACTGAATAAAATGGGGCGTGATCAAGGGCGGCCCGTTGATGTTATTATCTTGACCATAACTTCCGATGAAAAAGATGCTGTTATCAACCACTTTCGTCCAGATGATACTGTCGTTGATAGAGATGAATCAAAAAAAGCACTGCATCACTATTGGTACGGGCAGATTGATGACATTGATGGAGACAGATGGGGAATTCTCATTGCAATGGTGGGATCAATGGGGGCTACGGTCTCAGCTCTCGACACCCAAGATCTCCTGTCTGAGTTTCGCCCCAAATGGCTTGTTCTCTGTGGGATTTCAGGCGGAGTTGTTGAACCTTCTCTCATGCTTGGCGACATCTATCTCTCAACTAGAATCCACGACTTCTCTGTTACAAAAAAACTCCAGGGTGAGAATCCACACGTGATTCAAGGAGGAGGGGAAATGTCGAATTGGGCTGTTTCCATAGCCGAAGGTATCGACATCTATGAAGACCGACTCAGAGATTGGTCAGCCCCTCAGACGATTAAATGTGAACGACCGACGATTGACGTACCAACGACTCCGGATTTAGAGATGTTCTACGCATCAAGTTTGCAAGAGAGGCAGAGGGCATTCGAAGTACTGACGCAGCAGTTGAATGAGAACAGAACTCGACCGATGGTTCGACACGGTGCCATCTACAGCAACAACACATTGGCAAAGGACACCGAGCTTTTGCATTTGTGGAAGGAGCATGGCGCAGATGCGTGGGCTGTTGAGATGGAAGCTGCTGGAGTACGAACAGCTGTCAGCAGGTTCTCCGAGACTGAGTTTATATGCGTCAAAGGAATAAGCGATATCGTCGGCATAAAGCGAACAGAGGCGTGGAAGCATTACGCTTGCCACACGGCGGCGTCCTTTACTTATCACATGATCAAAGGCGGTCTGCTCAGAGAGAAGGTGTCTCCCATTTTACCTCCGAGCTGGATGGACTCGTTACCTCAGCATCTTGTACCGCTGCTAAAAATGAGCGACGTCGATTTTACTAAGGCTGCACGAGTTCTATCAGCAATGCTGATGAGCTGCGCTCGACCGAGCACGGATCTCAAAAAGATAATCAAAAAACAACGTGACGAAGATAAATGTACAGAACTATGGCAAAAGATTCGAGACGACGACAACTTTCAATTGGCGATCTATGGTGTACCTGGCTCAGGCAAGACTACACTCTTGACACTCCTATCGTTACTGGCTCATCGTGATTCAGCGAACGGAAGCAAGTTCAGTGTGGAATACATCAATCTGCATCATTTTGACGAGCATGTCAATAACTCAGTCGACGAGATTAAGAAACGTCTTTCCAAAGACATCGGTGATCGAATCAAATTGGCAAATGGTAAGCCTATCTATCTTTTTGTCGACGGTTTCGATCAACACCCACGTGAGCGACATCAAGGCATCCAATCGTACTTCCGAAATGAAATCCGCGACAAAGGGGTACGTGTTCTTGGGATCGGATTGCTTGATCATAATGAAGGGAAGCGAACCATTGCTGACGATGATATGAAGGAGGTACCGGCAAATCAAATTGGAACATACCTACTTCTAGAATCTCTCAGCCTTCAACGTTCGATTAGTTTACAAAATCTCTTTCTTCGCTATCAAACGTGCCTTGCGAAAACAGACGGCCGTTCAGTGCTGAATTCGGACAAGCTAACCCTTCGCTTAAAAAAATCTGAACTTAAACGCATCGATCTGTTCCGGCTAAACGTTCTGGCTTCAGCTACTACACCGGTAAAAAAAGGATTCTCCGCAGCACTGAAGGAATTTTTGACGGAACGCGTGAACGATACCATACAAAATAATAATGAACATACGGCCGATGAGGTGTTAAGGCTCATCTCGAAGAATATCTTCCTGAACGTCGTAGCAAAGAACCCCCTTCCAGATATCCCGTTTAATATTAGTTGTTGGGGGCTGTTATTTGGTCAGCCTATAGTCCGGTCTTATTTGATAGCTATGCATGTTATCTCTGTCCTCGTTGAGATTGGTGAAGCGCTTCCAAATGACGAACGCACTTGGATAGATAACGATGAACAGAAAGCACATGATTGCTGGAAAGAGTCTGGGCTTGCAGGAAAACTATTTAATGCGGAGGAAAACACGTTCTGTAAGCAGTTTCTTGGTCATCAGGAGCAGAAGCAAGTTCTGAGGGCTATTAAAGCAATCGTGGCGAGGCATAACAAGAACGATGCATTTGAGCTATCCCATCTCTGCTACCTGCTGGGAAGATTGCTGCGACACCAACCTGAGTCTATGAAGATTTTGAGCAAGTTACACAATGAATACATAAACTACGAACACGGTTACATTGCCGACCAACTGGATAAAGCTGAATTTTATAGAATACAGATGCTGCAATGGACTATATTGATTAGTGAGATTTCCGCGTCTCTTGACAATGAACGTGGTCAGTACATCAGGCAGTACATATTGCAGATACGTGACACCAGCTGGCGTAGGATCGCGAATGGCTTTATCACGCAATACTATGGTGATGTATATTTTGATCACGGCTTTATGCACTCTCTTGAGTCATACCAAGATGAACTGATGTCGTATAGGTTTACTCTTGACCAAATTGTACCACGAATTGAACGCATGATAGAAGGAGACGAGAAACCTTACTCACTATTTGACGTGGATTTAGCCACAGTATGCTCATTGGCTAATTCGCGACAGGAAATTCTGGAACAACCAAATTTCGATCAGCGTAAATGTCGCAATCGAGCTCGAGGAATCGTCGAATTGTGTTGTAACAATAATAAAAAGATTCGACATCGGTCTGTATGGCCATTTCTAAGGATGACACAAAGATTTCTTCGGAGCGATCGCAAAACCACGGCGTTCTCATTCATTACGAAGTTGTATGAACTCAAGTATGATACTCCGAGAGCCGGCTGGCCTGAAATGCTTACATTACGTGGAAGGATTGAATCAGTAGCCGATCATACATTTAGTACCATGATCCTTGCTGAGATGCTTCTCCCCGAAGAACGTCCGATTGAACTTTCTGAAGAAGAGGAATACAGTAAAGCTGACATTGTCCGTAAGTTGCTTATTCACGACATCTCTGAAGCCATAACAGGTGATCGTCCTTCAATTAGCGAACAGCAAGAAGCTGATGGACAATACAGGCTTGAGGAAAAGAACGTGGCGGGTATGCTTTCCCATTTATCGACACTAAGTGGAGTAAGTGGATTCGGCGACCTCTTGATGCGTTGGGAGCGATGCGAAGATCGCCATACTACAAATGCGAAAATTGCGAATTTTCTCGACAAGGTTGATGCGTTGTTCCAGATGGTTGTCTACGGTAAACGATACAGCGACCAGCGAAATAGTAATTGGACTGCGTTTTATGAAAAGCTGTTCGCTGACGTTCAGACTGCGGCAGGCGATCACCCCTTCCTGTTAAAGTTAATGTACACATGTACGGAATGGGCGAAGTGGGAATGGGAGTCGCCGAATGACTACCTTCAGCATGAGGATATGTTCGATGGGTATATGAAGTACTATCCAGGCTTCGGGAAACGTGGTAAGCCAATACCGCTCGAAGCTGGAATACCGAAGGCAGACATCTGGGGAGAGGCAAATTAA